A window of Primulina tabacum isolate GXHZ01 chromosome 4, ASM2559414v2, whole genome shotgun sequence contains these coding sequences:
- the LOC142542888 gene encoding putative aquaporin PIP-type pTOM75, which yields MSEAKEEDVKLGANKYAERQPLGTAAQTDKDYHEPPPAPLFEPGELKSWSFYRAGIAEFVATFLFLYITILTVMGVNRAPNKCASVGIQGIAWAFGGMIFALVYCTAGISGGHINPAVTFGLFLARKLSLTRALFYIVMQCLGAICGAGVVKGFMVGPYERLKGGANMVSYGYTKGDGLGAEIIGTFVLVYTVFSATDAKRNARDSHVPLLAPLPIGFAVFLVHLATIPITGTGINPARSLGAAIIYNKSQAWNDHWIYWVGPFVGAALAAVYHQIVIRAIPFKSSRAC from the exons ATGTCGGAGGCCAAGGAGGAAGATGTTAAGCTAGGAGCCAACAAGTACGCAGAGAGGCAGCCACTGGGCACGGCGGCTCAGACGGACAAGGACTACCACGAGCCACCACCTGCCCCTTTGTTTGAGCCCGGGGAACTGAAATCTTGGTCTTTTTACAGGGCTGGAATTGCGGAGTTCGTGGCCACTTTCTTGTTTTTGTACATCACAATCTTGACTGTTATGGGGGTCAATAGAGCACCGAACAAATGCGCTTCTGTTGGTATTCAGGGCATCGCTTGGGCTTTTGGTGGCATGATCTTTGCACTTGTTTACTGCACTGCTGGTATTTCAG GGGGGCACATCAATCCAGCTGTGACCTTTGGCTTGTTCCTGGCAAGGAAGCTTTCCTTGACCAGAGCTCTGTTCTACATCGTGATGCAGTGCCTCGGGGCCATCTGTGGTGCTGGTGTGGTGAAGGGTTTCATGGTGGGACCTTACGAAAGACTGAAAGGTGGCGCAAACATGGTGAGCTATGGCTACACTAAAGGTGATGGGCTTGGTGCTGAGATTATTGGAACTTTTGTTCTTGTGTACACTGTGTTTTCTGCTACTGATGCCAAGAGAAACGCCAGAGATTCGCATGTCCCT CTTTTGGCTCCTCTCCCTATCGGATTTGCTGTATTCCTTGTTCATTTGGCCACTATCCCCATCACAGGAACCGGCATCAATCCTGCTAGGAGCCTCGGAGCTGCCATCATCTACAACAAATCCCAGGCATGGAACGACCAC TGGATCTACTGGGTTGGTCCCTTCGTTGGAGCTGCTCTCGCTGCAGTTTACCACCAAATCGTGATCAGAGCCATCCCATTCAAAAGCAGCAGGGCTTGCTAA
- the LOC142542887 gene encoding cytochrome P450 86A22-like, with protein MDTSTVFIISAFVAAYFVWFRSITRTLRGSNGPRVWPVLGSLPGLIQNRNRMHEWIAGNLRACGGTYQTCICAIPYLGRKQGLVTVTCDPKNLEHILKVRFDNYPKGPTWQAVFHDLLGQGIFNSDGDTWLFQRKTAALEFTTRTLRQAMARWVSRAIKNRFCPILETAQRLGESVDLQDLLLRLTFDNICGLTFGKDPQTLSPGLPENSFASAFDRATEATLQRFILPEFIWKLKKWVRLGMETSLSRCLGHVDDYLTQVINTRKLELMSQQIGGSPHDDLLSRFMKKKESYTDEFLRNVALNFILAGRDTSSVALSWFFWLVTSSPRVEEKILIELSSVLMETRGSDISKWVEDPLVFEEVDRLIYLKAALSETLRLYPSVPEDSKHVVADDILPDGTFVPAGSSITYSIYSAGRMKFIWGDDCLEFKPERWLSEDGKKFQPKDQFQFVAFNAGPRICLGKDLAYLQMKSIAAAVLLRHQLKVAPGHKVEQKMSLTLFMKDGLKVNVYPRDMAPMLGKISKDCLKVEEPLANGTSHTHLDTVNGVD; from the coding sequence ATGGATACATCAACGGTTTTTATAATTTCAGCATTTGTAGCAGCATATTTTGTGTGGTTCAGATCAATCACGAGGACTTTAAGAGGATCCAATGGCCCGAGAGTGTGGCCCGTGTTGGGGAGTCTCCCGGGCTTAATCCAGAACCGCAACAGAATGCATGAATGGATCGCCGGGAATCTTCGGGCCTGCGGCGGCACATATCAGACTTGTATATGCGCAATTCCATATTTGGGCCGGAAACAAGGCCTCGTGACGGTCACGTGCGACCCGAAGAATCTAGAGCACATTTTGAAGGTTAGGTTCGATAATTACCCCAAGGGGCCCACGTGGCAAGCTGTTTTCCATGATTTACTTGGGCAAGGCATCTTCAATTCTGACGGTGACACGTGGCTCTTCCAACGTAAGACTGCCGCACTGGAATTCACTACCCGGACACTTAGGCAAGCCATGGCTCGATGGGTGAGTCGAGCGATCAAGAATAGGTTTTGCCCCATTCTGGAGACGGCTCAGCGTTTGGGCGAGTCTGTTGATCTCCAGGACCTTCTGTTACGGCTCACTTTTGACAACATATGCGGCTTGACTTTTGGGAAGGACCCGCAGACCTTGTCTCCGGGGCTACCGGAGAACAGCTTCGCGTCGGCTTTTGATCGAGCCACTGAAGCTACTTTACAACGCTTTATCTTGCCGGAGTTTATTTGGAAATTGAAAAAATGGGTCCGGCTAGGAATGGAAACCAGCCTGAGCCGGTGTTTAGGACACGTGGACGATTACTTGACCCAAGTCATCAACACTCGCAAGCTCGAATTGATGAGTCAACAAATCGGTGGTTCCCCACATGATGACTTATTATCCAGGTTCATGAAGAAAAAAGAGTCTTACACCGATGAATTCCTAAGAAACGTGGCACTCAATTTTATCCTAGCTGGACGTGACACGTCATCTGTGGCGCTGAGCTGGTTTTTCTGGCTGGTGACTTCCAGCCCACGAGTGGAAGAGAAAATCTTGATTGAACTGAGCTCCGTATTAATGGAAACTCGTGGCAGTGATATTTCGAAATGGGTTGAAGATCCCTTAGTGTTTGAAGAAGTTGACCGATTGATATACCTTAAGGCGGCGTTATCCGAGACACTTAGGCTGTACCCTTCAGTGCCGGAAGACTCTAAGCACGTTGTGGCAGATGACATATTGCCGGATGGAACGTTCGTCCCTGCTGGCTCGAGTATTACCTACTCCATTTACTCGGCGGGCCGAATGAAGTTTATTTGGGGGGACGATTGCCTCGAATTCAAGCCAGAAAGATGGTTGTCCGAGGATGGCAAGAAATTCCAACCCAAGGACCAATTTCAATTCGTGGCGTTTAATGCGGGACCAAGGATTTGTCTAGGGAAGGATTTGGCTTATTTGCAGATGAAGTCGATCGCAGCGGCCGTGCTGCTCCGCCACCAGCTCAAGGTGGCACCGGGGCACAAGGTGGAACAAAAGATGTCCTTGACATTGTTCATGAAGGATGGCTTGAAGGTGAATGTGTATCCCAGAGACATGGCTCCAATGCTCGGCAAAATCAGCAAAGATTGTCTCAAAGTGGAGGAGCCTCTCGCTAATGGTACTTCTCATACCCATTTGGATACTGTTAATGGGGTTGATTAA